Proteins from a genomic interval of Quercus lobata isolate SW786 chromosome 11, ValleyOak3.0 Primary Assembly, whole genome shotgun sequence:
- the LOC115969254 gene encoding basic form of pathogenesis-related protein 1-like, with protein sequence MGFSKFLLAICFLGLALIHVSLAQNSQSDFVQAHNVARAKVGVGPIRWNNTIAAYAQNYANTKIGDCKLEHSEGPYGENLAEGYGTFSGVEAVNLWVAEKPNYNNNSNKCVGGECLHYTQVVWRDSVHLGCARAKCNNGWMFIICSYDPPGNYYGERPY encoded by the coding sequence ATGGGGTTTAGTAAGTTTTTGCTGGCTATATGCTTCTTGGGGTTAGCCCTAATTCATGTCTCCCTAGCCCAAAACTCCCAATCTGACTTTGTCCAGGCACACAATGTTGCTCGTGCCAAAGTTGGTGTTGGTCCAATTAGATGGAACAACACAATTGCAGCTTATGCTCAAAATTATGCTAATACGAAGATAGGAGACTGCAAATTGGAACATTCAGAAGGGCCCTATGGAGAAAATCTTGCTGAAGGTTATGGTACCTTTAGCGGAGTAGAAGCAGTGAATTTGTGGGTAGCTGAGAAGCCTAACTATAACAACAACTCCAACAAATGTGTTGGTGGTGAGTGCCTACACTATACTCAGGTTGTGTGGCGTGATTCTGTTCATCTTGGGTGTGCCAGAGCCAAGTGCAACAATGGGTGGATGTTTATCATTTGCAGCTATGATCCTCCGGGTAATTATTATGGCGAACGTCCTTACTAA